Genomic segment of Arachis hypogaea cultivar Tifrunner chromosome 11, arahy.Tifrunner.gnm2.J5K5, whole genome shotgun sequence:
ttcttgttGGAAttcacaattttataaaaatcttcaTTTAAATGGTTAAAatccaactttttttttatttaatgctgATGAATTTAAAAACCATAAGTTCACAATTTCTATCCTACTAGATGTTATTGATCTTGATTTGCcatctaaattaaaaattgagATGAAAATATCTAAGAATGTTTGAACtagaatttgaaaagcattactttttatttttataatgtgattttttttaattaaagaattTCTAAAACTAATCTACTATatgattggaaaaaaaaaaggactCTATATTTATGGATGATAACTGGTGTCTGTAGGACGGGTACATCTCTCCTATTTCTCATCTTCGTTTTAAAAAAATCTCATGTTCTGTCTTTTGTCACAAGTCTtcgtttaaaaaataaattaatacaaaaaataacaCATTCAATACAATTTAACATAATATAACGCAATCTAAACACAATTTAACATAATCAacatataaattgaaaaaaaaaaaccataaaaatagtttcaaacataataaaatactaatataaaTGAGGTTAATGGTTTCGTTGGGTAGACAAcgaaaaatttaaataatgtaaACAATAGATTAAAAAGTTgcccaataaaatttaaaaaaaaaaaatatattccacCCAAATTACTCAactaaaaaatttcatttagtaATTTACAAATTTTAACCATTCATTATACCTTAATTTACCAAAGTACCAGCTTCTCTTCCAAATGCTCTACCATCGCTGCTTGATTTGCCACACACTGTCGCTGGCGTCACTCACCTCTAGTGAAAATAACCATTCActtaatgataaaaataatcatctgcatactTAATAAATTGAACaactaacatattttaattatatataactaaactcaatccaatcaaataaccatctacataagaattaaaataatcatccgctTAAGAGGAAAGCAATTTTCTTGACTTTATGTTTGATGGTATCCCAATCCATATAGTATGATACAAGAGCATGTGAGATTCCGAGTGCAAAGAGTGGCATCTGTGCTCCAGCAAACAAATACACACAATGTCCCAAAAATCCCAAAAATCCAATAAGGACCAATCATAGAATATAACCTTCTTGCTGAACACATGCTTTGGCTTGCTTGTATTTTCTTCGTCGCAGGATCCACCCAATAGAATCTTTATCGGATCGAAAACTACCTCAAAAGCTTGTTGTTGTAAAAATGACGTAATGACTAACACTACTGTTATTCTTTCAATGGTTTGACAACTATTGGCTGCGGCCACCAATGAGGATGATGGTAGGCGATTCCCTTCTATGGTGGTGAAAGATCGGTGCACCCTGGCGGTCACGTGCCTCTTGAGCCGTTGGAGCGGGTGTAGCGGCAAAGGGGATGCACGAGTGCGGGTGCGGGTGCGGAGGGATCTGCCTTTGCCATGGAGGGACAGCGGCGTCAGGTGAGGCTTTGGTGGTGTCGGCGAGAGGCTACGACAGCGTCGGTATGGCCGGCGGGGGTGCATCGGCGCTAGGTGAGGACCGGAGAACGATGAcggcgagtgttgggcgtgtatAGAAGGTTATGATGAGATTAGGAATAACCGTACGTAGTGTGTGTTTAAatactaatcctaatttttcaaatcttaaaatctaaaattaaataattaattaatgatctaatttttaattttaattttaccttcttttttaattcattgttcatattatttacaATTATCAATATTTCTCTATATTTTCTCTATAATAAAATTACCTTCACGGGGATATAACGGGTCTCTATGAAATGGATACTTATACCTTTGTCTTTGTCGCATTTATTTGTGGGTGCGGGTCCTGTCCAATGGAAATTTTGCAGTTTTCTGTTTCTCTTGCCGTCGTAGATATTCCTCATGGGTATTTGCTTTTTCGcgattttttttatcattcctATCTATCcaaatttattacttttttacCTATATATTGTGAATCAGTCATGGCAGGCTGGCTACAGAGAGATGCATGGCAAGCTTTCAAAAGTGTAGAAGAACTCTTTAGAGTTTAATTCTAAAGTGTTCGGCAACATTTTCGTTAGGAAATGCAAATTGGAGAGACAGATTAATTTCCTTCAGAAGCGACTAGAAGTAATGGAAGATTTGTCTATGCAGCAAAAAGAACAACAGCtgattgaggaatttaataacacGCTTGTGCAGGAGGAACTTCTGTGGTTTCAGAaatccagagagcagtgggtagaattcgaggatagaaataccaagttCTTTCATGTCCAGACTCTTGTGCGGAGAAatcataataagattcatggtctCTTTCTTCAAGATGGGGTGTGGGAAACGAATCCGGAGGTCCTTAGAAGGGAATTTGAATCCTTTTATAAACGCCTATTCTGCCAGTCAGAGGATGTAGATTTAGGTTGTCTTGGTGATGTGCCGCTACCTTCCTTGAATGATGAAGCTTGTTGTAGTCTCACAGCGCCAGTTACTCTGGAAGAAGTTAAGTTGGCTGTTTTCAGTATGCATTCTTTTAAGGCGCCGGGCCCTGATAGATTTCAGGCTTTCTTCTTTAAAGAATACTGggagattgttggttttgatgtttggactatggttcgtcatgcgttttctggtttggatatggatccaaggatgatggaaactcTTGTGGTTCTTATTCCGAAGGTAGAAAACCCAGTTTCCATGAAGGAAAAAGCGTACGAAGAGTGGATTGGGGGTTTCTGAAACAACCCCTTGTGAGTTTTGGCTTTTCTCCTCCGACAGTCAATCTGATTATGCgttgtgtcactgcttcctcaCTGTCTATCCTCTGGAATGGGGATAGATTAAATAGCTTCACTCCGAGTAGGGGTCttaggcaaggagatcctatatCACCGTATCTGTTTGTGTTGTATATGGAGAGATTGTCATGTTCTATTAATCAACAAGTTGATAGGGGCTTGTGGAAGCCGATTGCGATTTCTAGAGGGGGTCCAAGAATTTTTCATTTGATGTTTGTCGATGATTTGCTTCTTTTCTGTAAAGTCGAAAAACAGCAAGTTCAAACTGTGATGGTAGCTTTCGAAATTTTCTGTAGAGCCTCTGGGATGAAGGTTAATGTGGAAAAATCTAAAGCACTATGCTCCAGGAATGTTTCGgcgacaagaaaagagattttcactGGAGTGTCCTCCATCAGATTCGTCCAAAACTTGGGCAAATATttaggggtgaaccttaatcactcTCGATGACACGCGCAACTTTCAACAATGTTCTGGACAAGATTCGGGGAAGGCCAGCCAGCTGAAAAGGGAGATTACTTAATAAGGCGGGCAGACTCTGTTTGCTCAATTCGGTAGTGACTGCGATTTCTACTTACCGCATGCAAGTATCTCTCTTCCCTAAAGAGGAAAAtaataagatagaatccatgatgCGAAACTTTCTATGGAAGGGTCAAACTGATGGTAGAGGCCTGAATATAGTTAATTGGAAGGTGTTGGTTACCCCTAAGAAGTTTGGGGGTTTGGGAATTAGAGATCCTTTTTGTGCtgatattgctcttcttggaaagCTAGTTTGACAACTTTTTTACCATCCTGACAAGCTATGGGTTCAACTGTTGATGGAGAAATAccattcttctaaggatgattgttTCAGTCGGTCTCGAGGAAGAggatcttatgtttggaagagtatatgtcgagCTTGGGATATCCTGAATGAAGGTTTTATTTGGTGCATTGGGATTTGGAacagaacttttggttttctaaatggataagagaggggcgactgtgtcatgagatggattatgttcacatttctgattcggatttcaggatcttggacctttggtcatctggacagtggaaccttgagaatatctattctcctcTGAATCAGTCTCTGCAGAGCAACATTAACTCTTACAACCCAGATGTTCAAACTGGTTCAAAGGTCGGTTGGTGTTGGACTGGTGCGGCTTCAAAGGTTTATGATACTCGTAGTGGTTATTTGTGACTCAGTAAAaagatgtttagttgggaggatataggtaattggctttggctttggcgtcaacatgttccggaaaagcacaaacttttggcctggctatgtcttcaggaggctcttcctactgatGCATTTCGTTTTAGGAGGGGCATTTCGCACACGGATAGCTGTCCACAATGTTTCTCAGGTCAAGAATCAGTTTTACGTTGCATTCGGGATTGTTCAAAAGCCCAGCTAGTTTGGCAAGCTTTGGGGATCTCCGGTCAAccagtggatttgatgagttggttcgtACATAATAGCAAATAGCAcccctttagattcttttctggtctctggtggatttggagTTCGAGGAATAATgagatctttcatcctcacgagcattggaccatagacaaggtgattggtatggttttgtccttggaaaaggagctccggaatatttttgagttgcaacgactgTCTATCCCCTCCACCATTAATGGCTCTTGGATTCCTCcctcagtgggtacctttaagattaattgtgatgctagctatctTAGCAATGGTTATTgggttggttttgcttgtgttagcagagattggaagggaaggtggcaacaaggctgtctgggaacaattgagagtcgtagtATTTTCCAacgagagttgtttgctatttggagaggctttcttttagcatgaGACTTgggacaaagagacattatatgtgagacagactgtgtggagacctttactattgtcaataatttacaggATTGCTCTGATTTTAttgatcctttggtgttaaaaatccgagatatcatgtcttgaAAAAGCGTGCTGATCTccggttgatcttgagagataTAAACACAGTAGCAGACTtcatggcaaagactgcaatgagAACCCTTTCTTCTCAAGTGGAGTTTCCGttgccttggaaggagtttgagagtagtattTAGCGAGACTATCTTTCTTAAgcattttcttgtttatttttatttctttctttgttgttatttattttcttttaagtcacaaaaaaaaaccattctcctttttttttcggaCTTGAAAACCATTCTCTTTGGATCTGGATTAAATGTTTTCGGACCGAGTCGAGTATAATCCACCAATATTCCCCTATATTTGCGTCAAACCTCTATCGCCATAGGCCCCAcagccattgccacacccacaaCCTTGCTTGGATCTGCATGTAAACAAAACCAAAAACCAAAATGCCCTCTTTTCCCTCTTTTTTTGCTCTCTTCATTCTCCTGCTTGAAATTCTAGGGACAATGTTAGTGCAGGACGccaattttaagattttttttttcaaaataaaaaaaaattatttccccaaataaaatttttgaactttaattttctgaatacattttttttgtatttaggaCAAGTTCGCCGCATCCCCGGCAAACTCTATAATTTATATAGAGTTCGCTGCACCTCGGCGAACTTCAGAATTTCCAAAATAAAAGCATCTCTACTGGAGAACAGAGTTCAAAATCACAATATCTTTCTCCACTTTCATTCTCATTCTTGGCATTTTTCTCTATAATGTCAATGAATCCATGGTTATGCATTCATTATGATGGTGAAATAGTGTATGATGAAGAAGGTTCTATTGTTTTTAGGTCTGGACAACTGATAACTACATATATGACATGGAAGTCAACAGTCTAACAGCGTTGAAGAATATGATATTGCATTCCGTCGGGCAGCAACATacgaaaagaatgaaaaaatttaCTACAGATATCCAACAGAAATAGATgacaatttattttataaaaggtATGTCACAGTTGGCTTGGCTTTGTTGTTAGTATGTTTATTAGACCACGGTTTTGATAAATGTTTCTGTTTTTTTGAATTAGGTATTGGTTACGTGACGACCGGGACGTACGTCTTATAAGGTTGTGGCACAACTGATGGATAAATGTTCATCTGTTGAAATTATTCGTGTTCTTCATTGAGTTGGATGGACGAGGATCATCTACAGATACTGTCAATGATAGTCCGTTAAATGGAGCTATTAGACAGAATATTGGAAGGACAATGATCGATCTAAATATGCCACCTGAAGGTAGTCAAGAGGGGTCTAACGTTGAAGTTGGTAGTGCTGACATGATGGAAGAGAATGTTGAAAGTCATGAGGGTTCTGCTATCAGGGATCCGATGATTGATCAGTATGAAGTTAACCCCGATGACAGAGACAATGTTGATGATGAACCAACAGAAATTCCTGATAATGGTgacgaggaagaagagatgaaATACTACGGTGACACACAAATCGCTCTGTGTGCGGATGAGGGTCGTCAGTTGGTCACATGACGACAAATATCTCGGAGTGCATTAACGCTGTCATAAAGGATTCTTGTAATTTGCCAATCATGGCTCTTGTTAAGTCAAGTTATTTCCGTTTGGGTGAACTTTTTGCTAGGAAGGGTTTAGAGGCCCTTGCCCAACTTAAAGTCGGTGCTGAATTCTCACAGACGTTGATGAAGGCCATATAATTCATTTCGAAGCACGTCAACACTATGAGTGTTTACCAGTTTAATCGGTCGAGGACTACCTTCACGGTTGAAGAGTTAGCGGTTGTGTGTGGTCCAAGCAACAGAATTACCAAGTGCTACTTGATGAAGGTAAGTGTGACTGTGGCTATTTGAAGTGCTCGCCCCTGGCATTATCTGGCCGGTATGCAACCCCCCTATAATACCGTGAATGATTGCACATTATTGCTCAATTTCATTCAagaattaatgaatttaataaataaaagtacaAAAACGAATAATACCTCTCAACCAGTGGAAATCAACGAGTATTAAATCCATCGGGCCGTAGCAGCGGAATATGTTGATAGGCCCAGGAGAGCAACAAACTCACACAACCACCCAAATTGCGCTGGTCATGCTCCGTGACACGATACATCTGGCGGTACAGCCATGCCAGTAACTCTGTAACTCTAACATGTAAACACTAAACAATAACTCTAACTAACATGAAAATAGTAACTCTAACTAACATAATATACACTGACTTGAAACTGACGATATAGTGGATAACGAACTTCACGGACGTCGAAAGACAGAAAATATTGTACAGAAGAATCTGAATATCACAAGTGAAGAAGGAAACAAAGTGGATTTAGAGGAGAGATTTGGAATGAAAGTGACAAATAATCATAGCCCTACGCTTATATAGTATGGCGAACTCAACTTGAAGTTCGCCAGGGATGCGGCGAACTTACcctaaatgaaaaaaaatcgtatttgaaaaattaaagttcaaaaattttgtttgagaaaatgttttttttttattttattccgaAAAAAAATCCCCAATTTTAAGAACCATTTTAAGAATTGTTTTGTAAAAATTGAACCGACCCACTTAGTCGAACCAGAAAATTAGTCAACCAGCCACTAAACCGGACCGGTTGCTAATAGGATCAGACTTGCAACAGAACTGATGAGAAACCGTTTTGAACCGTTCAGATTTCAGAAAACCGATGACCCAACCGATTTTTTAGAAACTGGACCGGgtcaaattttttaagttttttaaaaccTCCAACAACCGACGCTGTTTTGGtttatgaattaaaaatataaaaaaagagagaaaaaaaaagaaaaatctagggccagcaattttattgaattttggcaaGGTAACTagcagagaaaggtgagccatggaatgaaatctcacaccaatctcacaccattaaatcattATTAATGGCTATTTAATAACTactaatcacaaaaattgctggccctaaTATTGCTcacaaaaaaagtaaaaaacccTAATTCAGCGGCACATTCAACACTCATTCTCACCTCTCTACCTCACTCACCGCACGGTCAGAGTTCGTTACTTATTACTCTCCTCGCCGGCTCCTCTGCCTCGTCCCCGCACCGTCAGTGTTTGCTCGCCTCTGCCTCCTCCGTCTGTGTCGTCCCGGCCGCCTTGGCTCCGCCGTGCCTCGTCTGTCTCTGCCTCCGCCTCGTGCCTCGTCTGCCTCTGCTTCCTCAGTGGCCATCGTGTTGGCTCCTTTGCAGGCTCTGCTCTGCTCCTCTTCGAAGCTCTGCCTCCGCCGAAGCTCTTCCCTCTCTCGCCGGCGGCTTGCTCTGCAACGGTGCAACACGGCGACGACCCCAAGTTGGAAAATCGTCTCTGACTCCGTTTCTGGCTTTCTGCTTCTGCTGtaggtgagttttttttttagttattcttattaattttttatactggATTTTTGCTGTTTTAATGTATTGATGCTGATTGTATTTGTATGTAGAACTGATTGATTTAATTTGTAATAGATTGAGATGAATtgtacttgtatataaaactaattgatttaatttgttgttctctttgttcttttttcctttcttgagGCTTGTATACTAAAGTTGGAGAAACTGAGAGAGATAATAGAGGAGAAGATATTTTCATTTAACACTACAAAATTTGTCTCCTAGCTTGATGATCAAATGATGAAGATTCAATAAAAGGGTCTCTCTTCTGGTGTTGTGTAGCACTCTAATTTCCTCAGTGGATTAATCACTTTGCAATAGTTTGATTTGGAGTTCAGTAGTGATACATAAGAGTTTGTTTtattaaaaagagagaaaatgggaagattCTAGCAATTTTAAGTTTCAACATGAAATTTTAATGAGTTGAAGTTTTTTCATTATATTTGTCTTGTTTTTCATTCAGGAAGGGTCTTCTATGTTCTATTCTTTGGTCCTTTTGTTTTCCTTTGCATGTTTAGAACAAAGATGCTAAAAGGTGCAAAAAAGAGTTACTGTACTGTATGGAAAACTAGAAACAAGAAAATATTCAACAATGAATCTTTGAATGTGGAGGAGATGAAAAGGCTGATTTCGTTTTATATGGAGTCTTGGAAACGAGGCAGGGAAGGCAGGATAATTGATCATTGAAGCTGTTTTGTTTCGTGCCAGTAGCTAGTGGATTTTTTTGTGAGGAGTGATTACTAGTTATTTTGTTGTGTTGATTGATTAACGTTTTGTATTCTTGTTTTGGTTGTATCTTTTCGTCTTGTTGCTGCTGGTTGTTGTAGTTATTTTGCTCCTCACCACCCTCGTTGGGTTTCTGTGAGTGACTTTaagccacaaaaaaaaaaaagagaaagtgaCCGTAGAAGAAATATTATGGCATATAAAAACATAATCACAAGTCGGCACACTTGGAAGAAGTTGAAGTGGTTAGAGTGGCTTGTTTGGACTGCATCAAAATGTTGCCACCTTATTCTATGTTCCTATTTTTATAAGTTTGACTTATAGAATATGCTTAAAATCAATGTGTATTTTTTGCTATGGATGTGACTTAGGCTTTTCTAGAGGAATGTTCatgttcacaaaaaaaaaaaaatatattggaaTGCTGCTACATCAGTTTATTTTCCAATGGAACATATTTCCTTGAAAAACAAATAAGTCATAATTTGAGCCTTTgcattataactttaattttcaggtgttttctttttcttgattaatCTCTGGACAATTGATTATTCTGGGTCAACCGGTTCATCCACTGACCCACCAGTTGAACCACTCCCAGAGCAAAACTGTCATTTGCCGTAACTGAAATAACGAATTTCGTTTTTGCTTTCCATGCCGCGTTACAAAGATGATTCCCCTGCCATTCGTGTCTACACTGTTTGCGATGAATCTCGGTCTCTATCCCTTACCCTTCTACTCCCTTTCAAATTCACCTCTCACATCATGCATAAATTAACAACAATCATATTTGGAAGGTGCAGGTATTTGATTGTAAGGAATGTTCCGTCGTTGGGCTGCGGAGATGATCTAAAACAATTGTTTTCATCCTATGGAGAAGTAGAAGAGTGAGTTCATCACTTCTTGAATTGCTCACTCCTTTTGTTCTCCTTCCTCTGTTCCTCATCCTCAATTTCACTTTCTTTATaaatgtattttcttttattttatttgaatgattttttatttatttatgttggtTTAGGTGTAAGCCAATGGATGCGGAGGACTGTGAGCCATTCACTGATGTCTATTGGATCAAATTCCGTCTTTTCAGCAATGCCaggttcttctctctctctttcattcATATCATGAGCTTTGAGTAGAACTGTGCATATGCATTtgcattttatttgatttttgactGTGTTTAGTACTCTACCACATTTAATTGTTTCAGGTTTGCTAAAAGAAAATTGGATGATTTTGTTTTCCTTGGGAATCGACTGCAAGTTTCATATGCTCCCCAATTTGAGACGCTCTCTGACACAAAGGATAAGTTAgaggggagaagaagagaggTTTTGGCACGACTAAACCGtaagtttagggtttaaggtttggtGTTGCTTGTTGTATTAACTGTTGTAATTACTTTGTATGTGTGTTCTTCATGATATTGATATCAGCTAGAAGATCCAAAGAGATTGGAGCGCCCTCAAGCTCGAAAACTATGAGCAAGAGTGAGGTAGTTGCTGTTTCCTCAAATACCAGTTTCGTGTCGGCACATTTGGATCATAATGAAAGGTAAGTTGTGGTCTCTGTTTGCCTATGCATGATTCTAGTTGAAGTTATGGCAACTTGTATAATTGATTCTCTTTTTGCTTGGGATGTTGAATCCAGAGGCAGTTCACACGTTGGAAATCTTCCAATAACAACAGTCTCCTCTAATCAGGTTTGTCACCTTTTTTGTGTTCACCTTAATTTGACAGAAAAGCATTTGTAGGAATGAATCAAACTTTTCCTTGCTAGAATTTCTTTACGAGCATTTTGAAGTTAAATTGTTTTATCTTTAATACCATTATTACTCAAGACAAATTGGAACAAATCTATCTTCATTCCCCAGCACCATTTTGTTAAACTCTTGGCATCTTATGTTTTCTATTGGAAAATCATTTTTCGCGTTTGTAATATTTTTGCAGCCTGTTAGGCCCTGGCCCAGCGGATGATGATATATTATAGCCATGTTATTGGACATATTAATCTTTGCTGACTATGGACTATGGTGTTATATGTAAAGAAATAATACTTGCTTGACATCTATTATTACCTCGTACTAATAAATTCCATGATGAACAGGATTATTTTCCTTCTGATTCCATGAATCAAACAGTGAGACTTGTCCGGGATAAGCTTGATAAGGTGATTTATCCAACTCCATAATAGGTTTCTGATGTCTTTTATTTCACTTCCAAGAAATAATTTCACTTTCTCATCCAGATTCAAGCCAGTGGGGAGCATCCACAAGCTGGATCTGCATCCAAGAAAGCAAGAGTTGATAACAGGAGGAGGATTTAACAATCGTAAAATTGTTGGTGTTCCCGTGATTTTATTTGCCGTTGCCTTAATCGAATGAACTCCACTTAAGATATGATTTCAACTCAAGT
This window contains:
- the LOC112720139 gene encoding uncharacterized protein encodes the protein MPRYKDDSPAIRVYTVCDESRYLIVRNVPSLGCGDDLKQLFSSYGEVEECKPMDAEDCEPFTDVYWIKFRLFSNARFAKRKLDDFVFLGNRLQVSYAPQFETLSDTKDKLEGRRREVLARLNPRRSKEIGAPSSSKTMSKSEVVAVSSNTSFVSAHLDHNERGSSHVGNLPITTVSSNQDYFPSDSMNQTVRLVRDKLDKIQASGEHPQAGSASKKARVDNRRRI